One genomic region from bacterium encodes:
- a CDS encoding NCS2 family permease, which yields MTDFLERAFRLSANSTTVRTEVLAGVTTFMTMAYIIVVNPAILASANGARMDFGAVMVATCLAAAFGTIVMGVVARYPIALAPGMGLNAFFSYEICNAVARLQAEHKVAEGVEPWQIALGMVFISGVIFTILTTLRIRKMVVNAVPGSLKIAIAAGIGFFIAVIGLMEAGVIVAHPVTFVQLGDVLSAPTLLAIFGVALTAALLARGVRGAILIGLVATGLGGIPLGIVSFSGGVVSAPPTLSTFGELRIVDALSWPFVAPILMLLFVDMFDTIGTLVGVTHQGGMLRKGELPRASRALASDAIATMGGAVLGTSTVTSYVESAAGVSAGGRTGLANVVTAALFLVAIFFSPIVAMFGASVPSPADPNVFLRPVTAPALILVGFLMMRGLRSVDWDDLTESLPVFLTILVMPLTFSISHGFAAGFVSYALVKLAAGKRKDVHPLVWGLAGIFVARYVFLPIHL from the coding sequence ATGACCGACTTTCTCGAACGCGCCTTCCGCCTTTCCGCGAACAGCACGACCGTTCGCACGGAGGTTCTCGCCGGCGTGACGACGTTCATGACGATGGCCTACATCATCGTCGTGAACCCCGCGATCCTCGCCAGCGCGAACGGCGCGCGCATGGACTTCGGCGCGGTCATGGTCGCCACGTGCCTGGCGGCCGCGTTCGGCACGATCGTCATGGGCGTCGTCGCGCGCTACCCCATCGCGCTGGCGCCCGGCATGGGGCTGAACGCGTTTTTCAGCTACGAGATCTGCAACGCCGTCGCGCGCCTGCAAGCCGAGCACAAGGTCGCCGAGGGCGTGGAGCCGTGGCAGATCGCGCTTGGCATGGTGTTTATATCCGGCGTGATCTTCACGATTCTCACGACGCTTCGCATCCGCAAGATGGTGGTGAACGCCGTGCCCGGTTCGCTCAAGATCGCCATCGCCGCGGGCATCGGATTTTTCATCGCGGTCATCGGGCTCATGGAGGCGGGCGTCATCGTCGCGCATCCGGTGACGTTCGTGCAGCTTGGCGACGTTCTTTCCGCGCCGACGCTGCTGGCGATCTTCGGAGTCGCGCTCACCGCGGCGCTGCTGGCGCGCGGCGTGCGCGGCGCGATTCTCATCGGCCTTGTGGCGACGGGGCTTGGCGGCATTCCGCTTGGCATCGTCAGTTTTTCCGGCGGCGTCGTGTCCGCGCCGCCGACGCTGTCGACGTTCGGCGAGCTGCGCATCGTCGACGCGCTCTCGTGGCCGTTTGTCGCGCCGATCCTGATGCTGCTTTTCGTCGACATGTTCGACACCATCGGCACGCTCGTCGGCGTGACGCACCAGGGCGGCATGCTGCGCAAGGGCGAGCTGCCGCGCGCTTCGCGCGCGCTCGCCTCCGACGCGATCGCGACGATGGGCGGCGCGGTGCTGGGCACGAGCACGGTGACAAGCTACGTCGAATCCGCGGCGGGCGTGTCCGCCGGCGGCCGCACCGGCCTTGCGAACGTGGTGACCGCCGCGCTGTTTCTGGTTGCGATCTTCTTTTCACCGATCGTCGCCATGTTCGGCGCGTCGGTGCCCTCGCCCGCGGACCCGAACGTCTTTCTGCGCCCCGTCACCGCGCCGGCGCTCATCCTCGTCGGGTTTCTGATGATGCGCGGCTTGCGTAGTGTGGATTGGGACGACCTCACGGAATCGCTGCCCGTGTTCCTGACCATCCTCGTCATGCCGCTGACGTTTTCGATCAGCCACGGCTTCGCGGCGGGGTTCGTCTCCTACGCGCTCGTCAAACTCGCGGCCGGGAAACGAAAGGACGTGCATCCGCTGGTGTGGGGACTGGCCGGGATTTTCGTCGCGCGGTACGTGTTCTTGCCGATTCATCTATAG
- a CDS encoding MBL fold metallo-hydrolase, with amino-acid sequence MATFSIQSLASGSGGNAYVITADSTRLLVDAGLSARQITLRLATAGIAPESIDGVLLTHEHHDHICGIPVLSRRFRYRTWAIEEAATSPYRRGPRLCDEPGVAITPISASEAFTIGGISIRPFSVSHDAIDPVMFTFDYAGRRIALCTDLGIVTRLVRERIREANVLVVESNHDVQMLEDGPYPRDVKRRVRGKFGHLSNEEAQELVRDVAHPGLHTVVLGHLSETNNTPKIAASGMRHVLDEILPDCRLLVAAQHEIGEAVFAEPAPAPTHAVPALAATGSLF; translated from the coding sequence GTGGCGACCTTTTCCATTCAGAGCCTCGCCAGCGGAAGCGGCGGAAACGCTTACGTCATCACGGCGGATTCCACGCGCCTTCTCGTCGATGCGGGCCTGTCCGCCAGGCAGATCACGCTGCGCCTCGCGACGGCCGGCATCGCGCCGGAATCCATCGACGGCGTCCTTCTCACGCACGAGCATCACGACCACATCTGCGGCATTCCGGTGCTGTCCCGGCGATTTCGTTACCGCACGTGGGCGATCGAGGAAGCCGCCACGTCGCCCTACCGACGCGGGCCGCGTCTTTGCGACGAGCCGGGCGTGGCGATCACGCCGATCTCCGCCTCGGAAGCTTTCACGATCGGCGGCATTTCGATCCGGCCGTTTTCGGTCAGCCACGACGCGATCGATCCGGTGATGTTCACGTTTGATTACGCCGGGCGGCGCATCGCGCTTTGCACGGATCTCGGCATCGTGACGCGCCTGGTGCGCGAGCGCATCCGTGAGGCGAACGTGCTCGTCGTCGAGTCGAACCACGATGTCCAAATGCTGGAGGACGGCCCGTACCCGCGTGACGTGAAGCGCCGCGTGCGGGGAAAATTCGGACACCTCTCCAACGAGGAGGCGCAGGAGCTGGTGCGCGACGTGGCGCATCCCGGCTTGCACACCGTCGTGCTCGGTCATCTTTCCGAAACGAACAACACGCCAAAAATCGCCGCGTCCGGCATGCGCCACGTGCTCGACGAGATTCTTCCCGACTGCCGCCTGCTCGTCGCCGCGCAGCACGAGATCGGCGAGGCCGTTTTCGCCGAGCCCGCGCCCGCTCCCACGCATGCCGTGCCGGCGCTCGCCGCCACCGGGTCGTTGTTCTGA
- the purB gene encoding adenylosuccinate lyase, with amino-acid sequence MIPRYTRPEMARIWSDENRFAAWLAVEIAAAEAMAAEGLVPREAVETIKKKASFDPARVLEIEKETRHDVIAFLTNVAESVGEDARWLHWGMTSSDVLDTAFAMQLAQACDLLVAGIDKFMATLKTRAYEFKDTLQMGRSHGIHAEPITFGHKLAIWYDEMRRNRERLVAARSRVAVGKISGAVGTFAHLPPSIEEAACQSLGLAFAPASSQIVQRDRHAEFFAQCAVVAGTLEKIAVEVRHLQRTEVYEAEEKFHAGQKGSSAMPHKRNPVLSENVSGLARLVRSNAIAAFENQALWHERDISHSSVERVIGPDATITLDFMLHRANEIVGGLVVYPDKMRENMERTGGLYASQTILLHLVKQGVRREDAYRMVQRNAMKVWETGADFLTELLSDKDITGRIDEAAIRAALDPAIQVRHVEKIFERVFEKQDG; translated from the coding sequence ATGATCCCGCGTTACACGCGCCCGGAGATGGCGCGAATCTGGTCCGACGAAAACCGCTTTGCCGCGTGGCTTGCCGTGGAGATCGCCGCTGCGGAGGCGATGGCGGCCGAGGGCCTCGTGCCGCGCGAGGCGGTGGAGACGATCAAGAAAAAGGCGAGTTTCGATCCCGCGCGCGTGCTCGAGATCGAAAAGGAAACGCGCCACGACGTAATCGCGTTTCTGACGAACGTCGCGGAGTCCGTCGGCGAGGACGCGCGCTGGCTGCACTGGGGCATGACAAGCTCCGACGTGCTCGACACCGCGTTCGCGATGCAGCTTGCCCAGGCTTGCGATCTGCTCGTCGCCGGCATCGACAAGTTCATGGCAACGCTCAAGACGCGTGCGTACGAGTTCAAGGACACGTTGCAGATGGGCCGCTCGCACGGCATCCACGCGGAACCCATCACCTTCGGCCACAAGCTCGCGATCTGGTACGACGAGATGCGGCGCAACCGCGAACGCCTTGTCGCCGCGCGCTCTCGCGTTGCCGTCGGCAAGATCTCCGGTGCGGTCGGCACCTTTGCGCACCTGCCGCCGTCGATCGAGGAAGCGGCGTGCCAATCGCTCGGCCTCGCGTTCGCGCCCGCGTCGAGCCAGATCGTGCAACGCGACCGGCACGCGGAGTTTTTCGCGCAGTGCGCCGTAGTCGCCGGCACGCTCGAAAAGATCGCGGTGGAAGTGCGTCATTTGCAGCGCACCGAAGTGTATGAGGCCGAGGAAAAATTCCACGCGGGGCAGAAGGGCAGCTCGGCCATGCCCCACAAACGCAATCCGGTCCTCTCTGAAAACGTAAGCGGTCTTGCGCGGCTGGTGCGTTCGAATGCGATCGCGGCCTTCGAAAATCAGGCGCTTTGGCACGAACGGGACATCAGCCATTCGTCCGTGGAGCGCGTGATCGGCCCGGATGCGACGATCACGCTGGATTTCATGCTCCACCGCGCAAACGAGATCGTCGGCGGACTGGTCGTGTATCCGGACAAAATGCGCGAGAATATGGAGCGGACGGGCGGGCTGTACGCCTCGCAGACGATTCTGCTTCATCTCGTGAAGCAGGGCGTGCGCCGCGAGGACGCCTACCGCATGGTGCAGCGGAACGCCATGAAGGTCTGGGAGACGGGCGCGGATTTCCTGACCGAGCTGCTTTCCGACAAGGACATCACCGGCCGCATCGACGAGGCGGCGATCCGCGCCGCGCTCGATCCGGCCATTCAGGTGCGTCACGTGGAGAAAATTTTTGAACGGGTATTCGAAAAACAGGATGGCTGA
- the purF gene encoding amidophosphoribosyltransferase → MADPHDEHFKDECGVVGIFGNDEAANFAYLALQALQHRGQESAGIVSHDGERSYVHRDMGLVGHVFNEENLSRLVGHAAIGHVRYSTTGSSHIKNAQPFAVEYARGPIAIAHNGNLVNAQGLRNRLESEGIIFQSTTDTEVVTHLIARGHGDPVQRIIAALDQVVGAYSMVFLTENLLIAARDPRGWRPLMLGKKDGATVVASESCALALLEGEYEREVEPGEVLVIGEHGMTSYFPFAEKRRASCVFEFIYFARPDSKIFGEPVYPVRLALGRKLAEEHPADADLVTPVPDSGMAAALGYAEASGVPFQLGLVRSHYLGRTFIEPEQNIRHFGVRLKLSPNPAVIEGKRVILVDDSIVRGTTMRKIVSMIREAGAAEIHVRISSPPIAWPCYFGIDTPTREELVATKMTTDEIAAFLGADSLGYLSIEGMQQCLPAAPDTYCYACFDGRYPDQPEQEVATRQLALFEADEARA, encoded by the coding sequence ATGGCTGATCCGCACGACGAGCACTTCAAGGACGAGTGCGGCGTCGTCGGCATCTTCGGCAACGACGAGGCGGCGAACTTCGCCTATCTCGCCCTGCAGGCGTTGCAGCATCGCGGGCAGGAGTCCGCCGGTATCGTCAGCCACGACGGCGAGCGCAGCTACGTGCACCGCGACATGGGTCTTGTCGGCCACGTGTTCAACGAGGAAAACCTGTCGCGCCTCGTCGGCCACGCCGCCATCGGCCACGTGCGCTACTCGACGACCGGCTCGTCGCACATCAAGAACGCGCAGCCCTTCGCGGTGGAATACGCGCGGGGGCCGATCGCCATCGCGCACAACGGCAACCTGGTGAACGCGCAGGGCTTGCGCAACCGCCTGGAGTCCGAGGGCATCATCTTCCAGTCCACGACGGACACGGAGGTGGTGACGCACCTCATCGCGCGCGGACACGGCGATCCGGTGCAGCGCATCATCGCCGCGCTGGATCAGGTCGTCGGGGCGTACAGCATGGTGTTCCTGACCGAGAACCTGCTCATCGCCGCGCGCGACCCACGCGGCTGGCGGCCCTTGATGCTCGGCAAGAAGGACGGCGCGACCGTGGTCGCCAGCGAGTCCTGCGCGCTTGCGCTTCTCGAGGGCGAATACGAGCGCGAGGTGGAGCCGGGCGAGGTGCTCGTCATCGGCGAGCACGGCATGACCTCGTATTTCCCGTTCGCGGAAAAGCGCCGCGCGTCGTGCGTGTTCGAGTTCATCTACTTCGCTCGGCCGGACTCCAAGATTTTCGGCGAGCCGGTGTATCCGGTGCGCCTCGCGCTCGGCCGCAAGCTTGCCGAGGAGCACCCGGCGGACGCGGATCTGGTCACGCCGGTGCCGGATTCGGGCATGGCCGCCGCGCTCGGCTATGCGGAGGCGAGCGGTGTGCCGTTTCAGCTTGGCCTCGTGCGCAGCCACTACCTTGGGCGCACGTTCATCGAACCGGAGCAGAACATCCGCCATTTCGGCGTGCGGCTGAAACTGTCGCCGAATCCGGCGGTGATCGAGGGCAAGCGCGTCATTTTGGTGGACGATTCCATCGTGCGCGGCACGACGATGCGCAAGATCGTGTCGATGATCCGCGAGGCGGGCGCCGCCGAGATCCACGTGCGCATCAGCTCGCCGCCGATCGCGTGGCCGTGCTACTTCGGCATCGACACGCCGACGCGCGAGGAGCTTGTCGCGACGAAGATGACGACAGACGAGATCGCCGCGTTTCTTGGCGCGGACTCGCTTGGTTATCTCTCGATCGAGGGCATGCAGCAGTGCCTGCCGGCGGCGCCGGATACCTATTGTTACGCCTGCTTCGACGGCCGCTATCCCGACCAGCCGGAGCAGGAGGTCGCCACGCGCCAGCTTGCCCTGTTCGAGGCGGACGAAGCGCGCGCGTGA